In the Kribbella sp. NBC_00482 genome, one interval contains:
- a CDS encoding FadR/GntR family transcriptional regulator has product MKNYELVLHRVEADLAAGRLRIGGRLPGERALAEQLRISRPSVREAVRVLEAMGVVRTATGSGPEAGAVIVAEPVSPLTAVLRLHLATNHLPMGDVVQTRLLLESWSAREAAARELGAGELKVAEELLDRMDDAGLSPEEFHLLDAEFHVALSGLAGNVLIAAVMTSLRSAIHGYVLAAVPNLPDWEGTAVGLRSEHRAILAAVRGGEPERAAELVTAHIRGFYQAAQLGGV; this is encoded by the coding sequence ATGAAGAACTACGAGCTGGTCCTGCATCGGGTCGAGGCCGACCTGGCGGCGGGGCGGCTGCGGATCGGCGGGCGGTTACCCGGTGAGCGGGCGCTGGCCGAACAGCTCAGGATCAGCCGGCCGTCGGTGCGGGAGGCGGTCCGGGTGCTCGAGGCGATGGGCGTCGTACGGACCGCGACCGGATCCGGTCCCGAGGCGGGTGCGGTGATCGTGGCGGAGCCGGTTTCGCCGCTGACCGCCGTACTGCGGTTGCACCTGGCAACCAATCACCTGCCGATGGGTGACGTCGTGCAGACCCGTCTGCTGCTGGAGTCCTGGTCGGCGCGGGAGGCGGCGGCGCGGGAACTCGGGGCGGGCGAGCTGAAGGTCGCGGAGGAACTGCTGGACCGGATGGACGACGCCGGGTTGTCGCCGGAGGAGTTCCACCTGCTCGACGCGGAGTTCCATGTCGCGTTGTCCGGGCTCGCCGGGAACGTGCTGATCGCCGCGGTGATGACGTCGTTGCGGTCGGCGATCCACGGGTACGTGCTGGCCGCCGTACCCAATCTTCCGGACTGGGAGGGGACGGCTGTCGGGCTACGGTCCGAACACCGCGCGATCCTCGCGGCGGTGCGCGGCGGCGAGCCGGAGCGCGCGGCCGAACTGGTGACCGCGCACATCCGGGGGTTCTACCAAGCGGCTCAATTAGGGGGCGTCTGA
- a CDS encoding DUF6069 family protein has translation MPKPNPVTAMPPMPAATPDAPSQAPRRVPGRSRLAVVGVAALAALADWAILAPLAGLTLEARQGGTQHIGAIAVVVSTIFVAFAGWSLLSILERRTPRARDIWTVIATIVCVTSLGSPLTNGIGTSAKLGLASLHLVVGAIVILGLRRTALTAAERCRGGI, from the coding sequence ATGCCGAAGCCCAACCCCGTCACCGCGATGCCCCCGATGCCCGCCGCTACCCCTGACGCCCCGTCTCAGGCGCCTCGCCGCGTCCCCGGCCGGAGCCGCCTGGCGGTCGTCGGCGTCGCCGCGCTAGCAGCGCTAGCGGACTGGGCGATCCTCGCCCCGCTCGCCGGCCTCACCCTGGAGGCCCGCCAGGGCGGGACCCAGCACATCGGCGCCATCGCCGTCGTAGTCTCGACGATCTTCGTCGCCTTCGCCGGCTGGAGCCTGCTCTCGATCCTCGAGCGCCGTACGCCGCGCGCCCGCGACATCTGGACCGTCATCGCGACCATCGTCTGCGTCACGTCGCTCGGCAGCCCCCTGACGAACGGGATCGGCACCAGCGCCAAGCTCGGCCTCGCCTCACTCCACCTCGTCGTCGGCGCGATCGTCATCCTCGGCCTCCGCCGTACCGCCCTCACCGCCGCCGAACGGTGCCGAGGGGGCATCTGA
- a CDS encoding sensor histidine kinase, protein MEELCVPRKPSKWADFAATGAIGVLVAATIIGRLSDPEHRKFLLLDIAVGLVAVALIPVLNRRPVPGAIALAVLAALSPAATPPSTVGTLSVALRRPLRTTILVALAGTVGHLIQGLWQPIHGLPFLWFAVLDVVVHAALVGWGQGTQARQQLLLSLRERARRAEAEQGRRVAEARSNERTKMAREMHDVLAHRLSLLATYAGALEYRPDSSPEKLAKAAGVIRTGVHQALDELREVIHVLRDEDVYEGRPQPTFGDLRALVDESREAGTTIAYDDQVADPTSLPPATGRTAYRVVQEGLTNARKHAAGHPVTVLVAGRAGDRLRIELTNPASNGTPLAPGSGTGLVGLTERVQLAGGTLDHGRVPGGGFRLEASLPWPS, encoded by the coding sequence ATGGAGGAGTTGTGCGTACCGCGGAAGCCGTCGAAATGGGCGGACTTCGCCGCGACCGGCGCGATCGGGGTGTTGGTCGCGGCGACGATCATCGGGCGGCTGTCGGACCCGGAGCACCGGAAGTTCCTGCTGCTCGACATCGCGGTCGGCCTCGTCGCCGTCGCGCTGATCCCGGTGCTCAACCGCCGGCCGGTGCCCGGGGCGATCGCGCTAGCGGTGCTCGCCGCCCTCTCCCCCGCCGCGACCCCGCCGTCCACCGTCGGCACGCTGTCCGTCGCGTTGCGCCGGCCGTTGCGTACGACGATCCTGGTCGCCCTCGCCGGTACGGTCGGCCATCTGATTCAGGGCCTGTGGCAACCGATCCACGGCCTGCCGTTCCTGTGGTTCGCCGTACTGGATGTCGTCGTGCACGCCGCGCTGGTCGGTTGGGGTCAGGGCACTCAGGCGCGACAGCAGCTGCTGTTGTCGCTCCGGGAGCGTGCCCGTCGCGCTGAGGCGGAGCAGGGGCGCCGGGTCGCCGAGGCGCGGTCCAACGAGCGCACCAAGATGGCGCGCGAGATGCACGACGTACTCGCACATCGGTTGTCGCTGCTCGCGACGTACGCCGGTGCGCTCGAGTATCGCCCGGACTCGTCGCCGGAAAAGCTCGCCAAGGCGGCCGGTGTGATCCGTACCGGCGTACACCAGGCGCTCGACGAGCTCCGCGAGGTGATCCACGTCCTGCGCGACGAGGATGTCTACGAGGGGCGGCCGCAGCCGACGTTCGGGGACCTGCGAGCGCTGGTGGACGAGTCGCGGGAGGCCGGTACGACGATCGCGTACGACGACCAGGTGGCGGACCCGACGTCGTTGCCACCGGCAACCGGCAGGACGGCGTACCGGGTCGTGCAGGAAGGGCTGACGAACGCTCGCAAGCACGCCGCGGGGCATCCGGTGACCGTGCTGGTGGCCGGCCGGGCGGGCGACAGGCTGCGGATCGAGCTGACGAACCCGGCGTCGAACGGTACGCCGTTGGCGCCGGGCAGCGGGACCGGGCTGGTCGGGCTGACCGAGCGCGTGCAGCTCGCGGGCGGCACGCTGGACCACGGGCGGGTGCCCGGTGGCGGGTTCCGGCTGGAGGCCTCGCTACCGTGGCCCTCATGA
- a CDS encoding response regulator transcription factor, with amino-acid sequence MNIRVLVVDDDALVRASLEMMLDGANGISVVGQAADGDEVPAAVDAHFPDIVLMDLRMPRVDGIVATRRVRARTNPPEVVVLTTFDTDENVLHALRAGASGFLLKDTPPAQIVDAVRRVAAGDPILSPAITRRLMDRAATQADAHTIAQAKLQRLSPREYDVMLAVAQGKANAQIGTELFMSLATVKAHISHILTKLELGNRTQIALLAHDAGLA; translated from the coding sequence ATGAACATCCGGGTCTTGGTCGTGGACGACGACGCGTTGGTCAGGGCAAGCCTGGAGATGATGCTCGACGGCGCCAACGGGATCTCCGTGGTCGGGCAGGCCGCCGACGGGGACGAGGTGCCGGCCGCGGTCGACGCCCACTTCCCGGACATCGTGCTGATGGATCTGCGGATGCCGCGGGTGGACGGCATCGTCGCGACGCGACGCGTGCGGGCGCGGACGAATCCGCCCGAGGTCGTGGTGCTCACCACGTTCGACACCGACGAGAACGTCCTGCACGCACTCCGCGCCGGGGCGAGCGGGTTCCTGCTCAAGGACACGCCGCCGGCCCAGATCGTCGACGCCGTACGGCGGGTCGCGGCCGGTGACCCGATCCTGTCGCCGGCGATCACGCGCCGGTTGATGGACCGCGCCGCCACCCAGGCCGACGCGCACACGATCGCGCAGGCGAAGCTGCAGCGGTTGTCGCCGCGGGAGTACGACGTGATGCTCGCGGTCGCGCAAGGTAAGGCGAACGCGCAGATCGGCACGGAGCTGTTCATGAGCCTGGCGACGGTCAAGGCGCACATCTCGCACATCCTCACCAAGCTCGAACTCGGAAACCGCACCCAGATCGCACTGCTCGCCCACGACGCTGGGCTGGCATAA
- a CDS encoding response regulator transcription factor: MIRVLLADDQALVRAGFRSLLNAEDDITVVGEVPDGAEAVAVARREKPDVVLMDIRMPGTDGLEATRQIGADPELADVHVVILTTFDLDEYVFEALRVGASGFLVKDTEPVELLQAVRVVARGDALLSPGVTRRLVAEFASRSRQPHASKELDVLTEREKEIVALVGEGLSNDEIAERLVLSPATAKTHVSRAMIKLGVRDRAQLVVLAYQTGLVRPGWLG, from the coding sequence ATGATTCGGGTGTTGCTGGCGGATGACCAGGCGTTGGTGCGGGCCGGGTTCCGGTCGTTGCTGAACGCCGAGGACGACATCACGGTGGTCGGCGAGGTGCCGGACGGCGCGGAGGCCGTCGCGGTGGCGCGGCGGGAGAAGCCGGACGTCGTGCTGATGGACATCCGGATGCCCGGGACGGACGGGCTGGAGGCGACGCGGCAGATCGGCGCGGATCCCGAGCTGGCCGACGTCCACGTGGTGATCCTGACGACGTTCGACCTGGACGAGTACGTGTTCGAGGCGCTGCGGGTCGGGGCCAGCGGGTTCCTCGTGAAGGACACCGAGCCTGTCGAGCTGCTGCAGGCCGTGCGGGTGGTGGCGCGCGGGGACGCGCTGCTGTCGCCTGGCGTGACACGGCGGCTGGTCGCGGAGTTCGCGTCGCGGTCGCGGCAGCCGCATGCGAGCAAGGAACTCGACGTACTCACGGAACGCGAGAAGGAGATCGTCGCGCTGGTCGGCGAAGGCCTGTCGAACGACGAGATCGCCGAGCGCCTCGTGTTGAGCCCGGCCACCGCGAAAACCCACGTGAGCCGCGCAATGATCAAGCTAGGCGTCCGCGACCGCGCCCAACTCGTCGTACTCGCCTACCAAACCGGCCTCGTCCGCCCCGGCTGGCTGGGTTGA
- a CDS encoding ABC transporter ATP-binding protein encodes MDALVEVSGLTKRYGGTLAVDGVDLTVLPGEVYGFLGPNGAGKTTTLRILTGLIAPTSGNVRVLGGRPGDAGVLGRTGSMIESPAFYPYLSGLDNLRLLAEYAGVSRQRIDEVLELVDLTDRAKDRFSTYSLGMKQRLGVAAALLKDPELVILDEPTNGLDPAGMRDMRRLIRELGTEGRTVVLSSHLLGEVQQICDRVGIINAGRMVAEHNVDELRGEQELVVRATPREDAQRLLTRFGSVHQYDDTLRVQVDPAKAAEVNRTLVEAGIDVSELHTAERALEDIFFELTTAKETTDVG; translated from the coding sequence ATGGATGCGCTAGTTGAAGTCAGTGGGCTGACGAAGAGGTATGGCGGCACCTTGGCGGTTGATGGTGTCGATCTGACGGTGTTGCCGGGTGAGGTGTACGGGTTTCTGGGGCCGAACGGGGCGGGAAAGACCACCACCCTCCGGATCCTCACCGGGCTGATCGCGCCGACGAGCGGCAACGTGCGGGTGCTGGGCGGGCGGCCGGGCGATGCCGGAGTACTGGGACGAACCGGGTCGATGATCGAGTCGCCGGCGTTCTACCCGTACCTGTCCGGGCTCGACAACCTGCGGTTGCTGGCCGAGTACGCCGGGGTGTCGCGGCAGCGGATCGACGAGGTACTGGAGCTCGTCGACCTCACCGATCGCGCGAAGGACCGGTTCTCGACGTACTCCCTGGGGATGAAGCAGCGCCTCGGTGTCGCGGCCGCGCTCCTCAAGGACCCGGAGCTGGTGATCCTCGACGAGCCGACCAACGGCCTCGACCCGGCCGGGATGCGCGACATGCGCCGCCTGATCCGCGAGCTCGGCACCGAAGGCCGGACCGTAGTGCTGTCCAGCCACCTGCTCGGCGAGGTGCAGCAGATCTGCGACCGGGTCGGCATCATCAACGCCGGCCGGATGGTTGCCGAGCACAACGTCGACGAGCTGCGCGGCGAGCAGGAACTCGTCGTCCGCGCCACGCCTCGCGAGGACGCGCAGCGGCTCCTGACCCGCTTCGGCAGCGTTCACCAGTACGACGACACGCTGCGGGTGCAGGTGGATCCCGCGAAGGCCGCCGAGGTGAACCGCACGCTCGTCGAGGCCGGCATCGACGTGTCCGAGTTGCACACCGCCGAACGCGCGCTCGAAGACATCTTCTTCGAGCTGACGACTGCGAAGGAGACGACCGATGTTGGGTAG
- a CDS encoding ABC transporter permease subunit — MLGSYRAEMLKLRKRSAVWVLFGAGLVLSLIFGYLLPYLGYATGDENPQTDGVPRAEILRGMLPERVVDNTIGGYPIFAGALALVLGAIVIGGEYTWGTLKTILTQRPRRLTILGAQFLALGTMIALWVLGIFAACALCSVGIAAAEDGSMSWPGAGDLLQGLAGGWLVLMMWCLAGAVLAIAFRNVALPIGLGVVWILGIETLLAGVVSSLLPSLDWLANALPGSNAGSLVFSVTGMAAGDAPPGVRDAVGGGRALLTLLAYCAVFAALAAWTTRRRDVT; from the coding sequence ATGTTGGGTAGCTACCGCGCGGAGATGCTCAAGCTCCGCAAGCGATCCGCGGTCTGGGTGCTGTTCGGCGCCGGCCTGGTGCTGAGCCTGATCTTCGGCTACCTGCTGCCGTACCTGGGCTATGCGACCGGCGACGAGAACCCGCAGACCGACGGCGTACCGCGCGCCGAGATCCTCCGCGGCATGCTCCCGGAGCGGGTCGTCGACAACACGATCGGCGGGTACCCGATCTTCGCCGGTGCGCTCGCGCTCGTGCTGGGCGCGATCGTGATCGGCGGCGAGTACACCTGGGGAACGCTCAAGACCATCCTCACCCAGCGACCAAGGAGGCTGACGATCCTCGGCGCCCAGTTCCTGGCGCTGGGCACGATGATCGCGCTCTGGGTACTCGGGATCTTCGCCGCCTGCGCGCTCTGCAGTGTCGGCATCGCCGCGGCCGAGGACGGCTCGATGAGCTGGCCGGGTGCCGGCGATCTCCTGCAAGGACTCGCGGGCGGCTGGCTGGTCCTGATGATGTGGTGCCTGGCCGGCGCCGTGCTGGCCATTGCCTTCCGCAACGTTGCGCTGCCGATCGGCCTCGGCGTGGTGTGGATCCTTGGCATCGAGACGCTGCTGGCCGGCGTGGTGAGCAGCCTGCTGCCGAGCCTGGACTGGCTCGCCAACGCCCTGCCCGGCAGCAACGCCGGCTCACTCGTCTTCAGCGTCACCGGAATGGCAGCCGGCGACGCCCCACCAGGCGTACGTGACGCAGTCGGCGGCGGCCGCGCCCTACTGACCCTGCTCGCCTACTGCGCGGTCTTCGCCGCACTGGCAGCCTGGACCACCCGCCGCCGCGACGTCACCTGA
- a CDS encoding glycoside hydrolase family 125 protein, whose protein sequence is MIDPEVLARAAVAVREATGDDVIAEMFQRSMAANLPAVAERMPDGTTFVLTGDIPAMWLRDSAAQLRPYLLLCKDDPGLQDVLIGVLHRQLEYVVLDPYANAFNKEANGAGHTSDETEMSPWVWERKYEIDSLCFPLDLAYRLWRITGRADVIDNRFRAAAEAIVELWTVEQDHEARSPYRFQRHDDRPSDTLVREGRGRLTRPTGMSWSAFRPSDDATELGFNVPGNMFASVVLGYLQEIATEVLRDEPLADRAKALKAEIDEGIATFGTVEHPEHGRVYAYEVDGLGETLLMDDANMPSLLSIPLTGYAAPDDPTYLATRALLLSPENPYYYSGTAASGIGSPHTPPRYIWHIALAVQGISSTSAEERQQLLELLRDTTGGTGQMHEGFDVDDPRKFTREWFSWANAMFCELALVHAGIR, encoded by the coding sequence ATGATCGACCCCGAGGTCCTCGCCCGCGCCGCCGTGGCCGTCCGGGAGGCCACCGGTGACGACGTGATCGCGGAGATGTTCCAGCGCTCGATGGCCGCCAACCTGCCGGCCGTCGCCGAGCGGATGCCGGACGGTACGACGTTCGTCCTCACCGGCGACATCCCGGCGATGTGGCTGCGTGACTCGGCCGCGCAGCTCCGCCCGTACCTGCTGCTCTGCAAGGACGACCCGGGCCTGCAGGACGTTCTGATCGGTGTCCTGCACCGGCAGCTCGAGTACGTCGTACTGGACCCGTACGCGAACGCCTTCAACAAGGAGGCGAACGGCGCCGGGCACACGTCCGACGAGACCGAGATGTCGCCGTGGGTGTGGGAGCGCAAGTACGAGATCGACTCGCTGTGCTTCCCGCTCGACCTGGCGTACCGGCTGTGGCGGATCACCGGTCGCGCCGACGTGATCGACAACCGGTTCCGTGCCGCGGCGGAGGCGATCGTCGAGCTGTGGACCGTGGAGCAGGACCATGAGGCGCGTTCGCCGTACCGCTTCCAGCGTCACGACGACCGCCCGTCGGACACGCTCGTCCGCGAGGGACGTGGGCGGCTGACGCGGCCGACCGGGATGTCGTGGAGCGCGTTCCGGCCGAGTGACGACGCGACGGAGCTGGGCTTCAACGTGCCCGGCAACATGTTCGCGTCGGTGGTCCTCGGGTACCTGCAGGAGATCGCGACCGAGGTACTGCGGGACGAGCCGCTGGCCGATCGCGCGAAGGCGTTGAAGGCCGAGATCGACGAGGGCATCGCTACGTTCGGCACGGTGGAGCATCCGGAGCACGGTCGCGTCTACGCCTACGAGGTGGACGGTCTGGGCGAGACGCTGCTGATGGACGACGCCAACATGCCGAGCCTGCTGTCGATCCCGCTCACCGGGTACGCCGCCCCGGACGACCCGACGTACCTCGCGACGCGGGCCCTGCTGCTCAGCCCGGAGAACCCGTACTACTACAGCGGAACCGCGGCCTCCGGCATCGGCAGCCCGCATACCCCGCCGCGCTACATCTGGCACATCGCCCTTGCTGTGCAGGGGATTTCGAGCACCTCGGCGGAGGAACGCCAGCAGCTGCTGGAGCTCCTCCGCGACACCACCGGCGGAACCGGCCAGATGCACGAGGGCTTCGATGTCGACGACCCCCGCAAGTTCACCCGCGAATGGTTCTCCTGGGCGAACGCGATGTTCTGCGAGCTGGCCCTGGTCCACGCCGGCATCAGGTGA
- a CDS encoding ROK family transcriptional regulator, with product MVRRGTNLDRVGGFNDAVVLDAIRRSEQLSRVELAEATGLSGQAISNIVRRLLDAGLVREAGRLRGAGLGKPRTLLELEPTGQYAVGVHLDPSVVTVVLLDLTGEVVARRPVDQYADDPGVLIDGIAKTIEEVIAESGAPRDRVTGVGIAAPGPIDVERGVVVDPPNLSTWHLVPLRDALSERTGLPIVLDKDVTAAASAEKWAGQGGSFVFFYLGTGVGAGLVIGDEVVRGSSSNVGEIGHVIVDPDGPLCYCGRRGCVGEASQPKYLVEQAVQAGVLAEGIDLDDRHAVDAAFAQLCALAVDGSGAAQQIVTTLAERIAKVVEDIANLLDLERVVFGGPHWEQLAPVLHDRVRTALEGRFLLAAVHPFDVTGTALGTDVGAIGAASLVLDRTFSPNPSLAPALAAER from the coding sequence TTGGTTAGACGGGGGACGAACCTCGATCGCGTCGGGGGATTCAACGACGCCGTGGTGCTGGACGCGATCCGCCGCAGCGAGCAGCTGAGCCGCGTCGAACTGGCCGAGGCGACAGGCCTGTCCGGTCAGGCGATCTCCAACATCGTGCGCCGCCTACTCGACGCCGGCCTGGTCCGCGAGGCCGGGCGGTTGCGCGGCGCCGGCCTCGGCAAACCACGGACGCTGCTCGAGCTCGAACCCACCGGCCAGTACGCCGTCGGGGTCCATCTCGATCCGTCCGTCGTCACCGTCGTACTGCTCGATCTCACCGGTGAGGTGGTCGCGCGACGCCCGGTCGACCAGTACGCCGACGATCCCGGCGTACTCATCGACGGCATCGCGAAGACGATCGAGGAAGTGATCGCCGAGTCCGGTGCACCGCGCGACCGCGTCACCGGGGTCGGGATCGCCGCGCCCGGGCCGATCGACGTCGAGCGCGGCGTGGTCGTCGACCCGCCGAACCTCTCGACCTGGCACCTCGTCCCGCTCCGCGACGCGTTGAGCGAGCGGACCGGTCTGCCGATCGTCCTGGACAAGGACGTCACCGCGGCCGCGTCCGCGGAGAAGTGGGCCGGTCAAGGCGGCAGTTTCGTCTTCTTCTACCTCGGCACCGGTGTCGGCGCCGGGCTGGTGATCGGTGACGAGGTGGTCCGCGGTTCGTCGAGCAACGTCGGCGAGATCGGTCACGTGATCGTCGATCCCGACGGGCCGCTCTGCTACTGCGGGCGGCGCGGATGCGTCGGTGAGGCCAGCCAGCCCAAGTACCTGGTGGAGCAGGCGGTCCAGGCCGGCGTACTTGCCGAAGGCATCGACCTGGACGATCGGCACGCGGTGGACGCGGCCTTCGCCCAGTTGTGTGCGCTGGCCGTGGACGGTTCCGGCGCCGCGCAACAGATCGTCACCACGCTCGCGGAGCGAATCGCCAAGGTGGTCGAGGACATCGCGAACCTGCTCGACCTGGAGCGCGTGGTCTTCGGTGGTCCGCACTGGGAGCAGCTCGCCCCGGTTCTGCACGACCGCGTGCGCACCGCGCTGGAAGGACGCTTCCTGCTGGCGGCGGTGCACCCGTTCGACGTCACGGGTACGGCGCTCGGCACGGACGTCGGCGCGATCGGCGCCGCGAGCCTGGTCCTCGACCGGACCTTCTCGCCCAACCCCTCACTTGCCCCCGCACTTGCCGCTGAAAGGTAG